One Labilithrix sp. DNA window includes the following coding sequences:
- a CDS encoding HAMP domain-containing histidine kinase, producing the protein MGMTSELEVQTARRRARFEAERRRVFTDMATMTSRWRLALVAPFHALVIALLAVHGFPRDRLAIQIAASGTMILGFLAVERTYGRRNQLMLFLCGTSILVAIGNTGGLASPLLLSLMPFMVGVAMSPELENRRRHFVGKFLVVFGIMAWFARSYMLPEPLWGAGPFATREYVTIAFASAVMSLIAVYNIGKTVTGAYERLTLELAERREELCDENEGRTRALEGIAARLAHEVKNPLAAIKGLSTHMARSAEDAKMKERLAIVASEAERLQEIVDGFLSFSRGLDELNVAETKPYDIARELSTLLETRANDAGVALEVRGSRELSLDADAKKLRQALLNLVLNAMQASSKGSTVTIEVAKSCGDGAAILRVIDRGTGMAPEVLERIRKPYFTTKDGGSGLGIAIARGIVEQHGGTLDFESKRGRGTSAIVRLPAHAHGKEKLPNPCRYAAAAVKPVVDAATAPADPATPAPAFASAEKVPS; encoded by the coding sequence ATGGGGATGACCTCGGAGCTCGAAGTCCAGACCGCGCGTCGCCGGGCGCGGTTCGAGGCCGAGCGCCGCCGTGTCTTCACCGACATGGCGACGATGACGTCGCGGTGGCGGCTCGCGCTCGTCGCGCCGTTCCACGCGCTCGTCATCGCGCTGCTCGCGGTCCACGGCTTCCCGCGCGACCGCCTCGCGATCCAGATCGCGGCGTCGGGCACGATGATCCTCGGGTTCCTCGCGGTCGAGCGCACGTACGGGCGGCGGAACCAGCTCATGTTGTTCCTCTGCGGCACGAGCATCCTCGTCGCGATCGGGAACACCGGCGGCCTCGCGTCCCCGCTCCTGCTCAGCTTGATGCCGTTCATGGTCGGGGTCGCGATGAGCCCCGAGCTCGAGAACCGCCGCCGTCACTTCGTCGGCAAGTTCCTCGTCGTGTTCGGGATCATGGCGTGGTTCGCGCGGAGCTACATGCTGCCGGAGCCGCTCTGGGGCGCGGGCCCGTTCGCGACGCGCGAGTACGTGACGATCGCGTTCGCGAGCGCGGTCATGTCGCTCATCGCGGTCTACAACATCGGCAAGACCGTGACCGGCGCGTACGAGCGCCTCACCCTCGAGCTCGCGGAGCGCCGCGAAGAGCTCTGCGACGAGAACGAAGGCCGCACGCGCGCGCTCGAGGGCATCGCGGCGCGCCTCGCGCACGAGGTGAAGAACCCGCTCGCGGCGATCAAGGGGCTCTCGACGCACATGGCGCGGAGCGCCGAGGACGCGAAGATGAAGGAGCGCCTCGCGATCGTCGCGTCGGAGGCGGAGCGTCTTCAGGAGATCGTCGACGGCTTCCTCTCGTTCTCGCGCGGCCTCGACGAGCTCAACGTCGCCGAGACGAAGCCGTACGACATCGCGCGTGAGCTCTCGACGTTGCTCGAGACGCGCGCGAACGACGCCGGTGTCGCGCTCGAGGTGCGTGGCTCGCGCGAGCTCTCGCTCGACGCCGACGCGAAGAAGCTCCGCCAGGCGCTCCTCAACCTCGTGCTCAACGCGATGCAGGCCTCGTCGAAGGGCTCCACCGTGACGATCGAGGTCGCGAAGAGCTGCGGCGACGGCGCGGCGATCCTGCGCGTCATCGATCGCGGCACCGGCATGGCGCCGGAGGTGCTCGAGCGCATCCGCAAGCCGTACTTCACGACGAAGGACGGCGGCTCGGGGCTCGGCATCGCGATCGCGCGCGGCATCGTCGAGCAGCACGGCGGCACGCTCGACTTCGAGAGCAAGCGCGGTCGCGGCACCTCGGCGATCGTGCGGCTCCCGGCGCACGCGCACGGCAAGGAGAAGCTCCCGAACCCGTGTCGCTACGCGGCCGCGGCGGTGAAGCCGGTGGTGGACGCCGCGACGGCCCCGGCCGATCCGGCCACCCCCGCGCCGGCCTTCGCGAGCGCGGAAAAAGTGCCGTCCTGA
- a CDS encoding trypsin-like serine protease produces the protein MRLAGITASTVLCGVLAIVGCSSSAKDELGTATANVQGGEIDNTHRFAVGVRSNNGICSGALILPNLVATARHCVSASPQRIDCTKNPTFGADKTGFWITTNTSLNGNPSTSPGWYRAKSIYRPNDPHICGNDIALIVLEKSVPETEAKPITPGVQHKMYDATRFVPSFTAIGYGRTMPASMGGNGGAGTRRILSGIDVRCVPGSPTMNCPSFVDTKEFIGGSGICQGDSGSSAFETSSFEAEDPVSFGVLSRGGESADGTACEGSLYTRFDAHRDFVLDVAKIASQSWTLYDEPAWTAQIDAPDDNESKPDAGGGNTTAGGDVENGGTCKKSKDCASGVCVEVDDVRVCAETCEEDEEDTCGKGFSCQWGFCLRAPKKTVETTPSTSGGETAGGDLGAAPQTQTITTTSCAFSGSSANGSSGALLGLGLALAAAMRRRKR, from the coding sequence ATGCGGTTGGCTGGGATCACGGCGAGCACGGTCCTTTGTGGGGTGCTCGCGATCGTCGGTTGCTCCTCGTCGGCGAAGGACGAGCTGGGCACGGCCACGGCCAACGTCCAGGGCGGCGAGATCGACAACACGCACCGTTTCGCGGTCGGCGTCCGCTCGAACAACGGCATCTGCTCCGGCGCGCTCATCCTCCCGAACCTCGTCGCGACCGCGCGCCATTGCGTCAGCGCGTCGCCGCAGCGGATCGACTGCACGAAGAACCCGACCTTCGGCGCGGACAAGACCGGCTTCTGGATCACGACGAACACCTCCCTCAACGGCAACCCGTCGACGTCGCCCGGCTGGTACAGGGCGAAGAGCATCTACCGCCCGAACGATCCCCACATCTGCGGGAACGACATCGCGCTGATCGTGCTCGAGAAGAGCGTCCCCGAGACGGAGGCGAAGCCGATCACGCCGGGGGTGCAGCACAAGATGTATGATGCAACGAGGTTCGTGCCCTCGTTCACCGCGATCGGCTACGGCCGCACGATGCCCGCGAGCATGGGCGGCAACGGCGGCGCGGGCACGCGGCGCATCCTCTCCGGCATCGACGTGCGCTGCGTCCCGGGCTCGCCGACGATGAACTGCCCGAGCTTCGTCGACACGAAGGAGTTCATCGGCGGCAGCGGCATCTGCCAGGGCGACAGCGGCTCGAGCGCGTTCGAGACCTCCTCGTTCGAGGCGGAAGATCCCGTCTCGTTCGGCGTCCTCTCGCGCGGCGGCGAGAGCGCCGACGGCACCGCCTGCGAGGGCTCGCTCTACACCCGCTTCGACGCGCACCGCGACTTCGTGCTCGACGTCGCCAAGATCGCCTCGCAGAGCTGGACGCTCTACGACGAGCCGGCCTGGACCGCGCAGATCGACGCGCCGGACGACAACGAGAGCAAGCCCGACGCCGGCGGCGGCAACACGACCGCGGGCGGCGACGTCGAGAACGGCGGCACCTGCAAGAAGAGCAAGGACTGCGCGTCCGGCGTCTGCGTCGAGGTCGACGACGTGCGCGTCTGCGCCGAGACGTGCGAGGAAGACGAGGAGGACACCTGCGGCAAGGGCTTCTCCTGCCAGTGGGGCTTCTGCCTCCGCGCGCCGAAGAAGACCGTCGAGACCACCCCGTCCACCTCCGGCGGCGAGACGGCGGGCGGCGACCTCGGCGCGGCCCCGCAGACCCAGACGATCACGACCACCAGCTGTGCGTTCAGTGGTTCGAGCGCGAACGGCTCGTCCGGCGCCCTCCTCGGCCTCGGCCTCGCCCTCGCCGCCGCCATGCGCCGCCGCAAGCGCTGA
- a CDS encoding competence/damage-inducible protein A, whose amino-acid sequence MTSAVLSIGTEITRGELTNTNATWIAAALTDLGFEVLEHCTVDDDKARIVSALERIARGAKVVISTGGLGPTTDDLTTEAVAAALNVGLERDAASLEHIRRRFEKLGRTMNESNMKQADFPAGATVLPNPIGTAAGFMVEIRGARAFFLPGVPPEMKRMFEEQVVPRIREMAPNDSHQIRYRTFGLPESVVGERLAGVEAAFPGVTIGYRAHFPEIEVKVLARAGEHKAAIELAERAASEVRARIGEVIYGNGDDTFAGVVGRALRTRGWTLAIAESCTGGLVGHLLTREPGASDYLVLDAVTYANSAKQAVLGVDEEVLRGHGAVSPEVAMRMADGARRVSNADVALAITGIAGPTGGSETKPVGLVYLAVSTQKGNVVKEQTFPGDRHWIQTLAAYQGLAMVRAACTQT is encoded by the coding sequence ATGACCTCTGCGGTGCTCAGCATCGGGACCGAGATCACGCGTGGCGAGCTCACCAACACGAACGCGACGTGGATCGCCGCGGCGCTGACCGACCTCGGCTTCGAGGTGCTCGAGCACTGCACCGTCGACGACGACAAGGCGCGCATCGTCTCCGCGCTCGAGCGCATCGCGCGCGGCGCCAAGGTCGTCATCTCGACCGGCGGGCTCGGACCGACGACGGACGACCTCACGACCGAGGCCGTCGCCGCGGCGCTCAACGTCGGCCTCGAGCGCGACGCCGCGTCGCTCGAGCACATCCGCCGTCGCTTCGAGAAGCTCGGACGCACGATGAACGAGTCGAACATGAAGCAGGCGGACTTCCCCGCCGGCGCGACCGTGCTCCCGAACCCGATCGGCACCGCCGCCGGCTTCATGGTCGAGATCCGCGGCGCGCGCGCGTTCTTCCTCCCCGGCGTGCCGCCGGAGATGAAACGCATGTTCGAGGAGCAGGTCGTGCCGCGCATCCGCGAGATGGCGCCGAACGACTCGCACCAGATCCGCTACCGCACCTTCGGTCTGCCCGAGAGCGTCGTCGGCGAGCGGCTCGCGGGGGTCGAGGCCGCGTTCCCCGGCGTCACGATCGGGTACCGCGCGCACTTCCCCGAGATCGAGGTGAAGGTCCTCGCGCGCGCGGGCGAGCACAAGGCGGCGATCGAGCTCGCCGAGCGCGCCGCGAGCGAGGTGCGCGCCCGCATCGGCGAGGTGATCTACGGCAACGGCGACGACACCTTCGCCGGCGTGGTCGGCCGCGCGCTCCGCACGCGCGGCTGGACGCTCGCGATCGCGGAGTCGTGCACCGGCGGCCTCGTCGGCCACCTCCTCACGCGCGAGCCCGGCGCGAGCGACTACCTCGTCCTCGACGCCGTGACCTACGCGAACTCCGCGAAGCAGGCCGTGCTCGGCGTCGACGAGGAGGTGCTCCGCGGGCACGGCGCGGTGAGCCCGGAGGTCGCGATGCGCATGGCCGACGGCGCGCGCCGCGTCTCGAACGCGGACGTGGCGCTCGCGATCACCGGCATCGCGGGCCCGACCGGCGGGAGCGAGACGAAGCCGGTGGGGCTTGTCTACCTCGCGGTGTCGACCCAGAAAGGGAACGTCGTGAAGGAGCAGACCTTCCCCGGCGACCGCCACTGGATCCAGACGCTCGCGGCCTACCAGGGCCTCGCGATGGTGCGTGCAGCATGCACACAAACCTGA
- a CDS encoding SUMF1/EgtB/PvdO family nonheme iron enzyme has protein sequence MLQDADPAARRALAAIGALLAVGIASYLFVRCYAAEPEIGCAAGFVHEGTRCFALPPCPAPLVETEHGCDAPERELVAIPETTVVIGPSDWEAEGRVAPRTVHVAAFALDRLEVTAGRFCRAQKVPCDDRDPARAATNVPLAAARAYCAARGGRLPAEDEWLAAAAGDKPRRYPWGDTGAVCRRAAWGVERGPCAHGATGPDTVGAHPDGATPLGVHDLAGNVAEWVDAPSAVVRGGSWRTSLATELRTWPRTEVSAEVASKGDPTIGFRCAYGAVR, from the coding sequence ATGCTGCAGGACGCGGATCCGGCGGCGCGACGCGCCCTCGCCGCGATCGGCGCGCTCCTGGCGGTCGGGATCGCGAGCTACCTCTTCGTCCGGTGTTACGCGGCGGAGCCCGAGATCGGCTGCGCCGCCGGCTTCGTTCACGAGGGAACGCGCTGCTTCGCCCTCCCGCCGTGCCCCGCCCCGCTCGTCGAGACCGAGCACGGCTGCGACGCGCCGGAGCGCGAGCTCGTCGCGATCCCGGAGACGACGGTCGTGATCGGTCCGTCGGACTGGGAAGCGGAGGGCCGCGTCGCGCCGCGCACGGTCCACGTCGCCGCGTTCGCTCTCGATCGCCTCGAGGTCACGGCGGGCCGCTTCTGCCGCGCCCAGAAGGTCCCCTGCGACGACCGCGATCCCGCGCGGGCCGCGACGAACGTGCCCCTCGCCGCCGCCCGCGCGTACTGCGCCGCGCGCGGCGGCCGGCTCCCGGCCGAAGACGAGTGGCTCGCCGCGGCCGCGGGCGACAAACCGCGCCGCTATCCGTGGGGGGACACCGGCGCGGTGTGCCGCCGCGCCGCGTGGGGCGTGGAGCGTGGTCCCTGCGCGCACGGCGCGACCGGACCCGACACGGTGGGCGCGCACCCCGACGGCGCGACCCCGCTCGGGGTCCACGATCTCGCCGGAAACGTCGCGGAATGGGTCGATGCGCCGAGCGCGGTCGTGCGCGGCGGGTCGTGGCGCACCAGCCTCGCCACCGAGCTCCGGACGTGGCCCCGCACCGAGGTGTCGGCCGAGGTCGCCTCGAAGGGCGACCCCACGATCGGCTTCCGCTGTGCGTACGGCGCGGTACGCTGA
- a CDS encoding fumarylacetoacetate hydrolase family protein — MRVGVLEKNGDRAWFALDGDRARRFDGSPFEGARLGSHEISWSAADLRAPVRPSKIICVGRNYAAHAKELGNEVPKEPLLFLKAPSSVVGPGGAIVLPKESEKVEHEAELGVVIGRRVKRAAREQALDSVYGYTCVCDVTARDLQKKDGQWSRAKGFDTFCPVGPWIETELDPKDLAVSCAVDGVLKQQGRTSQMIFDVPTLIAYISAAMTLEPGDLIVTGTPEGVGPLAAGNKVVVSVEGIGELSVGVVGA; from the coding sequence ATGCGGGTCGGTGTACTGGAGAAGAACGGCGACAGAGCATGGTTCGCGCTCGACGGCGATCGGGCGCGCCGCTTCGACGGGTCGCCGTTCGAGGGCGCGCGACTCGGGTCCCACGAGATCTCGTGGTCGGCGGCCGATCTCCGCGCGCCGGTGCGGCCGTCGAAGATCATCTGCGTCGGACGCAACTACGCCGCGCACGCGAAGGAGCTCGGGAACGAGGTCCCGAAGGAGCCCCTCCTCTTCTTGAAGGCGCCGTCGTCCGTCGTCGGGCCCGGCGGGGCGATCGTGCTCCCGAAAGAGAGCGAGAAGGTGGAGCACGAAGCGGAGCTCGGCGTCGTCATCGGCCGCCGCGTGAAGCGCGCCGCGCGGGAGCAGGCGCTCGACTCCGTCTACGGGTACACCTGCGTGTGCGACGTCACCGCGCGCGATCTCCAGAAGAAGGACGGGCAGTGGTCGCGGGCGAAGGGCTTCGACACGTTCTGCCCGGTCGGCCCCTGGATCGAGACCGAGCTCGATCCGAAGGACCTCGCCGTGAGCTGCGCGGTGGACGGCGTGTTGAAGCAGCAGGGCCGCACGTCGCAGATGATCTTCGACGTGCCCACGCTCATCGCGTACATCAGCGCGGCGATGACGCTCGAGCCGGGCGACCTCATCGTCACCGGCACGCCCGAGGGCGTCGGTCCCCTCGCGGCGGGGAACAAGGTCGTCGTGTCGGTCGAAGGGATCGGAGAGCTGTCCGTCGGCGTCGTCGGCGCCTGA
- a CDS encoding GNAT family N-acetyltransferase gives MSGADLSTWTPRPRPDGSTLEGRYARLERLAAKHAETLDEASRAEPERYRWLFDSPPPDRAATDAWIEAASRGADPLFYAVIDRATGRAEGRQAYLRITPEHGVIEIGSILWGPRIARTRVATEALWLFAQHAFVDLGYRRFEWKCDAENEPSRRAALRFGFTFEGTFAQHMIVKGRNRDTAWFAILDRDWPRISAAIQRWLAPTNFTPTGHQHTPLSTSR, from the coding sequence ATGAGCGGGGCCGACCTCTCGACCTGGACGCCGCGCCCGCGGCCCGATGGCTCGACGCTCGAAGGTCGCTACGCGCGCCTCGAGAGGCTCGCCGCGAAGCACGCAGAGACGCTCGACGAAGCCTCCCGCGCCGAGCCGGAGCGCTACCGCTGGCTCTTCGATTCTCCGCCGCCCGATCGCGCCGCGACCGACGCATGGATCGAGGCCGCGTCGCGCGGAGCGGACCCGCTCTTCTACGCCGTCATCGACCGCGCGACGGGACGCGCAGAAGGACGGCAGGCGTATCTCCGCATCACGCCCGAGCACGGCGTGATCGAGATCGGCAGCATCCTGTGGGGCCCGCGCATCGCGCGCACGCGGGTGGCGACGGAGGCGCTGTGGCTCTTCGCGCAGCACGCGTTCGTCGACCTCGGCTACCGCCGCTTCGAGTGGAAGTGCGACGCCGAGAACGAGCCTTCGCGAAGAGCCGCCCTCCGCTTCGGCTTCACGTTCGAGGGAACCTTCGCGCAGCACATGATCGTAAAAGGAAGAAACCGCGACACCGCCTGGTTCGCGATCCTCGACCGCGACTGGCCCCGCATCAGCGCCGCCATCCAACGCTGGCTCGCCCCCACCAACTTCACCCCCACCGGCCACCAACACACCCCCCTCTCAACCTCACGCTAA
- a CDS encoding ribulose-phosphate 3-epimerase: MSHGDRVLVAPSILSASFARLGEEIAAVEDAGADWIHVDVMDGRFVPNITIGPPVVKSIRKVTRLPLDVHLMIVEPERYVDAFAEAGADTITIHVEACTHLHRTLAHIRSLGKRAGVTMNPSTPEDTIRYVLDVCDQVLVMSVNPGFGGQSMIDAVLPKVTAIRRMIDERKLPIDLEIDGGINADTAPRAIAAGARVLVAGSAVFDAKDYKAAIAAIRGAK, translated from the coding sequence ATGAGCCACGGCGATCGCGTCCTCGTTGCCCCCTCGATCCTGTCGGCGAGCTTCGCCCGGCTCGGAGAGGAGATCGCCGCGGTCGAGGACGCCGGCGCCGACTGGATCCACGTCGACGTGATGGACGGCCGCTTCGTCCCGAACATCACGATCGGCCCACCGGTCGTGAAATCGATCCGTAAAGTCACGCGCCTGCCGCTCGACGTTCACCTGATGATCGTCGAGCCCGAGCGCTACGTCGACGCCTTCGCGGAGGCGGGGGCGGACACGATCACGATCCACGTCGAAGCCTGCACCCATTTGCACAGGACGCTCGCGCACATCCGCTCCCTCGGAAAACGCGCCGGCGTGACGATGAACCCGTCCACGCCGGAGGACACGATCCGCTACGTCCTCGACGTCTGCGATCAGGTGCTCGTCATGAGCGTGAACCCGGGCTTCGGCGGGCAGTCGATGATCGACGCCGTGCTGCCGAAGGTCACCGCGATCCGGCGGATGATCGACGAGCGGAAGCTGCCGATCGACCTCGAGATCGACGGCGGCATCAACGCCGACACCGCGCCGCGCGCGATCGCGGCGGGGGCGCGCGTGCTCGTCGCGGGGAGCGCGGTCTTCGACGCGAAGGACTACAAGGCCGCGATCGCCGCCATCCGAGGCGCGAAGTGA
- a CDS encoding GNAT family N-acetyltransferase: MQARKITKADFDQIVEVIDRWWGGPMATFAHPIFFWELGDNALVVEEDGKLIGFILGFLVFKTPKTGYVHLVGIHPDHRRQGVGRLLYEQFTARCLQLGCTRMKAITTVANEGSLKFHEAMGWKHEELEDYAGKGRKRIVFTKELVAPGTPMA, translated from the coding sequence ATGCAGGCGCGCAAGATCACGAAGGCCGACTTCGATCAGATCGTCGAGGTCATCGATCGGTGGTGGGGCGGACCGATGGCCACCTTCGCGCATCCGATCTTCTTCTGGGAGCTCGGGGACAACGCGCTGGTGGTCGAAGAGGACGGGAAGCTCATCGGTTTCATCCTCGGCTTCCTCGTCTTCAAGACGCCGAAGACGGGCTACGTCCACCTCGTCGGCATCCATCCCGATCACCGGCGGCAGGGCGTCGGTCGTCTCCTCTACGAGCAGTTCACCGCGCGCTGTCTCCAGCTCGGCTGCACGCGCATGAAGGCGATCACCACCGTCGCGAACGAGGGCTCGCTCAAGTTCCACGAGGCGATGGGGTGGAAGCACGAAGAGCTGGAGGACTACGCCGGCAAGGGACGCAAGCGCATCGTGTTCACGAAAGAGCTGGTCGCGCCCGGCACGCCGATGGCGTGA
- a CDS encoding cyclic nucleotide-binding domain-containing protein: MSSVKIPAADPKVTPAQLREVGLFGALSDDFLEHLAGTLSVQRYTVGDVIFREGDPAREMYVVLDGEIEVLKKSRRGRETRVAILGPNDCFGEMSIIDMQPRSATVRAVGSSRLLRISTEEMDALYRHDLKSYTLIVLNIARDLSRRLRVADGLLADFTMNVLDEYATSASGKAS; encoded by the coding sequence ATGTCTTCCGTGAAGATCCCGGCCGCCGATCCGAAGGTCACGCCTGCGCAGCTCCGCGAGGTCGGCCTGTTCGGCGCGCTCTCCGACGACTTCCTCGAGCACCTGGCCGGCACGCTCTCGGTCCAGCGCTACACGGTCGGCGACGTGATCTTCCGCGAGGGCGATCCCGCGCGCGAGATGTACGTGGTGCTCGACGGCGAGATCGAGGTGTTGAAGAAGAGCCGCCGCGGACGCGAGACGCGGGTGGCGATCCTCGGCCCGAACGACTGCTTCGGCGAGATGTCGATCATCGACATGCAGCCGCGGTCCGCGACGGTGCGCGCGGTCGGCTCGTCGCGCCTCCTCCGCATCTCCACCGAGGAGATGGACGCGCTCTACCGTCACGACCTCAAGAGCTACACCCTCATCGTGCTCAACATCGCGCGCGATCTCTCGCGGCGCCTCCGCGTCGCGGACGGCCTCCTCGCCGACTTCACGATGAACGTGCTCGACGAGTACGCGACGTCCGCCTCGGGCAAGGCGTCTTAG
- a CDS encoding ABC transporter ATP-binding protein has protein sequence MTQEIAVRVEDVVKRVKDGSERRTVIDGVSFEIGRGELVVVRGPSGSGKTTLLALVGAMLSPTSGEVHIDGEPTSRLREAHRAEIRRRKVGFLFQDLQLLDGLTALANVLLPRVPDGVTADDEKRARTLLEQRGLGALAGSKAKGLSGGERQRVALCRALLVDPKLLVLDEPTAHLDDAHAKTIAEDLAALAKDGRALLVATHDARITAGMPAGARVRVLDLVAGKLSA, from the coding sequence ATGACCCAGGAGATCGCGGTCCGCGTCGAGGACGTGGTGAAGAGGGTCAAGGACGGCTCCGAGCGGCGCACCGTCATCGACGGCGTCAGCTTCGAGATCGGTCGTGGCGAGCTCGTCGTCGTCCGCGGGCCCTCGGGGAGCGGGAAGACGACGCTGCTCGCGCTCGTCGGCGCGATGCTCTCGCCGACGAGCGGCGAGGTGCACATCGACGGCGAGCCGACGTCGCGCCTGCGCGAGGCGCACCGCGCGGAGATCCGGCGGCGGAAGGTGGGCTTCTTGTTCCAGGACCTCCAGCTCCTCGACGGCCTCACCGCGCTCGCGAACGTGCTCCTCCCGCGCGTGCCCGACGGCGTGACCGCCGACGACGAGAAGCGCGCGCGCACGCTCCTCGAGCAACGAGGCCTCGGCGCGCTCGCGGGCTCGAAGGCGAAGGGGCTCTCCGGCGGCGAGCGCCAGCGCGTCGCGCTCTGTCGCGCCCTCCTCGTCGATCCGAAGCTCCTCGTCCTCGACGAGCCGACCGCGCACCTCGACGACGCGCACGCGAAGACGATCGCGGAGGACCTCGCCGCGCTGGCGAAGGACGGCCGCGCGCTCCTCGTCGCGACGCACGACGCGCGCATCACCGCCGGCATGCCGGCCGGCGCGCGCGTCCGCGTGCTAGACCTCGTGGCAGGGAAGCTGAGCGCATGA
- a CDS encoding nitrous oxide reductase accessory protein NosL, translating into MKRRAFVHACLVGGLALACKKPAAEERCKHCGMKIDPGSAWTAKLVLADGTLVPFDTPRCAFTSWRSGKTPAKDLRVQEYYDRTWREAGEVTFMIGGDVLGPMGPDLVPVATPLKLKFIQDHGADRGVSADEVTPEVLASIK; encoded by the coding sequence ATGAAGCGAAGGGCCTTCGTTCACGCGTGTCTCGTCGGCGGCCTCGCGCTCGCGTGCAAGAAGCCGGCGGCGGAGGAGCGGTGCAAGCACTGCGGGATGAAGATCGATCCGGGGAGCGCGTGGACCGCGAAGCTCGTGCTCGCGGACGGGACGCTCGTGCCGTTCGATACGCCGCGCTGCGCGTTCACGTCCTGGCGCAGCGGCAAGACGCCGGCGAAGGACCTCCGCGTGCAGGAGTATTACGACCGCACGTGGCGCGAAGCGGGCGAGGTCACCTTCATGATCGGCGGTGACGTCCTCGGGCCGATGGGCCCCGACCTCGTGCCGGTCGCCACGCCTCTGAAGCTGAAGTTCATTCAGGACCACGGCGCGGACCGCGGCGTGAGCGCCGACGAAGTGACGCCCGAGGTCCTCGCGTCCATCAAGTAG
- a CDS encoding CarD family transcriptional regulator — MPADAELKFKVGDKAVYPAQGVAEVIKIEEKDIGGTRQRFYVLRIMDTDRKIMVPVTNASAVGLRQVISEQEIREIFDILKERTIAFDNQTWNRRYRGFMDKIKTGSIYDVAEVLRDLYRLKTDKQLSFGERRMLDTARTLIVKEIAIAREQTEEQVKNEIEAIFVSN, encoded by the coding sequence ATGCCCGCTGACGCGGAGTTGAAGTTCAAGGTCGGAGACAAGGCTGTTTATCCCGCTCAAGGCGTGGCCGAAGTCATCAAGATCGAAGAGAAAGACATCGGCGGCACGCGCCAGCGCTTCTACGTCCTCCGCATCATGGACACGGACCGGAAGATCATGGTCCCGGTGACGAACGCCAGCGCCGTCGGCCTGCGCCAGGTCATCAGTGAGCAGGAGATCCGCGAGATCTTCGACATCCTGAAGGAACGCACGATCGCGTTCGACAACCAGACCTGGAACCGCCGCTACCGCGGCTTCATGGACAAGATCAAGACCGGCTCCATCTACGACGTGGCCGAGGTCCTCCGCGACCTCTACCGCCTCAAGACGGACAAGCAGCTCTCGTTCGGCGAACGCCGCATGCTCGACACCGCCCGCACGCTGATCGTGAAAGAAATCGCGATCGCGCGCGAGCAGACCGAAGAGCAGGTCAAGAACGAGATCGAAGCGATCTTCGTCTCGAACTGA
- a CDS encoding Ppx/GppA family phosphatase produces the protein MRVASVDIGTNTVLLLVAERGADGQLVAVEERATITRLGQGVDKTRRLAPEAIARTNAALDAYADVIEKAGATRVDVVGTSAMRDAGGGEEVRAHVKARLGVEARTISGDEEARLTFAGALSGLGAIAAGTKVRVFDIGGGSTEIVHGERGSTALLYAHSYDVGSVRLTERHVSGDPPSPAELDAVRAAARAAFAGVPAFASDVPPVGIAGTMTTLAAVSLEMSAYDGARVHGLTLSVSEIERVVAELARVPLAERARLPGLEPKRADVIVAGGLVALAYLEHAGADAVTISDRGVRWGLAEELVRASRIDT, from the coding sequence ATGCGCGTCGCGAGCGTCGACATTGGGACGAACACGGTGCTCTTGCTCGTCGCGGAGCGTGGAGCGGACGGGCAGCTCGTCGCGGTGGAGGAGCGCGCGACGATCACGCGCCTCGGGCAGGGCGTCGACAAGACGCGGCGGCTCGCGCCGGAGGCGATCGCGCGGACGAACGCGGCCCTCGATGCGTACGCGGACGTGATCGAGAAGGCGGGGGCGACGCGGGTCGACGTCGTCGGGACGAGCGCGATGCGCGACGCCGGCGGGGGCGAAGAGGTGCGCGCGCACGTGAAGGCGCGGCTCGGGGTCGAGGCGCGGACGATCTCGGGCGACGAAGAAGCTCGCCTCACGTTCGCCGGCGCGCTGAGCGGCCTCGGCGCCATCGCCGCGGGGACGAAGGTGCGCGTGTTCGACATCGGCGGCGGGAGCACCGAGATCGTGCACGGAGAGCGCGGATCGACGGCGCTCCTCTACGCGCACAGCTACGACGTCGGCAGCGTCCGGCTGACGGAGCGGCACGTGAGCGGGGACCCGCCCTCGCCGGCCGAGCTCGACGCCGTGCGCGCCGCGGCGCGGGCGGCGTTCGCCGGCGTGCCCGCGTTCGCGAGCGACGTGCCTCCCGTCGGCATCGCCGGGACGATGACCACGCTCGCGGCGGTGTCGCTCGAGATGTCGGCCTACGACGGCGCGCGCGTCCACGGGCTCACGCTGTCGGTCTCGGAGATCGAGCGCGTCGTCGCCGAGCTCGCGCGTGTCCCGCTCGCGGAGCGCGCGCGGCTTCCGGGGCTCGAGCCGAAGCGCGCCGACGTCATCGTCGCGGGAGGCCTCGTCGCGCTCGCCTACCTCGAGCACGCCGGCGCCGACGCGGTCACGATCTCCGATCGCGGCGTCCGCTGGGGCCTGGCGGAAGAGCTCGTGCGCGCCTCGCGCATTGACACGTAG